In Myxococcus stipitatus, a single window of DNA contains:
- a CDS encoding DUF2378 family protein — protein MTLATMRAPSREPLVYGYALETLLATVSPLMPLTLKALERQGVFASRPLHTAYPCAVWPATIRLLAATALPHLERDEAEYALGHAFAERFIQARMGTVLQGFAQVVGTEQMLLRLSRALRSTNNFLDVAVGPHGDEGGWELRLHPVLEFAHHPRRLADPPHFARGLLTHAFQHGGAPTARLTLVDHDEGRALTTFHVGL, from the coding sequence ATGACACTGGCAACGATGCGGGCCCCCAGCCGCGAGCCCCTGGTGTACGGCTACGCACTGGAGACCCTGCTGGCGACGGTGTCGCCGCTGATGCCCCTCACCCTCAAGGCCCTGGAGCGGCAGGGCGTCTTCGCCAGCCGCCCCCTGCACACCGCCTACCCCTGCGCGGTGTGGCCCGCCACCATCCGCCTGCTGGCGGCCACCGCCCTGCCCCACCTGGAGCGCGACGAGGCGGAGTACGCCCTGGGCCACGCCTTCGCCGAGCGCTTCATCCAGGCGCGCATGGGGACGGTGCTCCAGGGCTTCGCCCAGGTGGTGGGCACCGAGCAGATGCTCCTGCGCCTGTCGCGCGCGCTGCGCTCCACCAACAACTTCCTCGACGTCGCCGTGGGGCCCCACGGCGACGAGGGTGGCTGGGAGCTGCGGCTGCATCCAGTGCTCGAGTTCGCCCACCACCCGCGCCGCCTGGCGGACCCGCCCCACTTCGCGCGGGGCCTGCTCACCCACGCCTTCCAGCACGGCGGCGCGCCCACCGCCAGGCTGACCCTCGTCGACCACGACGAGGGCCGCGCCCTCACCACCTTCCACGTGGGCCTGTAG
- a CDS encoding methyl-accepting chemotaxis protein translates to MAAGQRNLLVKLCVAMGVVALPLLVAIVAVVLPQLRAQLHEDRIRGLRQAVETAYGILEAYEARERDGTLSREQAQAQASALLQSLRYARVEYFWVNDLDTRLVMHPHLPKMVGQEMTGYRDVRGKPVFVDIVTLARTRGEGAVAYEATRPGSPDPIPKESYVKLFRPWGWVLGTGVYVEDIDREVAAVRRRILVAVGGALVLAALAGVYVSRRVVRPVRALAEAARRVARGDLSVRVEESSGDEVGQLSQAFNAMVTELRGVVDALVEAAGATASDAERIRASADTLSRGTREQADALQLAAEAVQDMSARVSQGAVAARAAVEAATEQGRVADAGGRAVDEASRKMGDIVQVVERSAATVARLQESGRVTGEMLKLIQQVADETQMLALNTAIEAVHAGQHGKGFSVVANEVRKLAERTREAAAQVQALQDRSDADSTLAATLMRQGTTQVHEGMALSSTAGEALARLLADTRTMGERVGTLAEENARQSASGENIAGRIQALSLASADSVSGVERIARSVEDLRARASRLRELAARFTTPARGG, encoded by the coding sequence ATGGCGGCCGGACAGCGCAACCTGCTGGTGAAGCTCTGCGTGGCGATGGGCGTGGTGGCCCTGCCGCTGCTCGTGGCCATCGTGGCGGTGGTGCTGCCGCAGCTGCGAGCGCAGCTCCACGAGGATCGCATCCGCGGGCTGCGCCAGGCGGTGGAGACGGCGTACGGCATCCTCGAGGCCTACGAGGCCCGGGAGCGCGACGGGACGCTGTCCCGCGAGCAGGCGCAGGCGCAGGCCTCCGCGCTGCTCCAGTCGCTGCGCTACGCGCGAGTGGAGTACTTCTGGGTCAACGACCTGGACACGCGGCTGGTCATGCACCCGCACCTGCCGAAGATGGTGGGCCAGGAGATGACGGGCTACCGCGACGTGCGTGGCAAGCCGGTGTTCGTGGACATCGTCACGCTGGCGCGGACCCGGGGCGAGGGCGCGGTGGCGTACGAGGCGACGCGGCCGGGCTCGCCGGACCCCATCCCCAAGGAGAGCTACGTGAAGCTCTTCCGGCCCTGGGGCTGGGTGCTGGGCACGGGCGTGTACGTGGAGGACATCGACCGGGAGGTGGCGGCGGTGCGCCGGCGCATCCTCGTCGCGGTGGGCGGCGCGCTGGTGCTGGCGGCGCTGGCGGGGGTGTACGTGTCGCGGCGGGTGGTGCGGCCGGTGCGCGCGCTGGCGGAGGCGGCGCGGCGGGTGGCGCGCGGGGACCTGTCCGTGCGCGTGGAGGAGTCCTCCGGGGACGAGGTGGGCCAGCTCTCCCAGGCCTTCAACGCCATGGTGACGGAGCTGCGGGGCGTGGTGGACGCGCTGGTGGAGGCGGCGGGCGCCACGGCCTCGGACGCCGAGCGCATCCGGGCCTCCGCGGACACGCTGTCGCGCGGCACGCGCGAGCAGGCGGACGCGCTCCAGCTGGCGGCGGAGGCGGTGCAGGACATGAGCGCGCGCGTGTCGCAGGGCGCGGTGGCGGCGCGCGCCGCGGTGGAGGCCGCGACGGAGCAGGGCCGCGTGGCGGACGCGGGAGGGCGCGCGGTGGACGAGGCGTCGCGGAAGATGGGCGACATCGTCCAGGTGGTGGAGCGCTCGGCGGCGACGGTGGCCCGGTTGCAGGAGTCCGGCCGGGTGACGGGGGAGATGCTCAAGCTCATCCAGCAGGTGGCGGACGAGACGCAGATGCTGGCGCTGAACACGGCCATCGAGGCGGTGCACGCCGGCCAGCACGGCAAGGGCTTCTCCGTGGTCGCGAACGAGGTGCGCAAGCTGGCGGAGCGCACCCGCGAGGCGGCGGCCCAGGTGCAGGCGCTCCAGGACCGCAGCGACGCGGACTCCACGCTGGCGGCGACGTTGATGCGGCAGGGGACGACGCAGGTCCACGAAGGCATGGCCCTGTCCTCGACGGCGGGCGAGGCGCTGGCCCGGCTGCTGGCCGACACGCGGACGATGGGCGAGCGCGTGGGGACGCTGGCGGAGGAGAACGCGCGCCAGTCCGCCTCCGGGGAGAACATCGCCGGGCGCATCCAGGCGCTGTCGCTGGCTTCCGCGGACTCGGTGTCCGGGGTGGAGCGGATCGCCCGCTCGGTGGAGGACCTGCGCGCCAGGGCCTCGCGGCTGCGGGAGCTGGCCGCCCGCTTCACCACACCCGCCCGGGGCGGTTAA
- a CDS encoding helix-turn-helix transcriptional regulator produces MDKKLATTIGAGARAARSRLELTQADVAERIDVATEVYGRLERGGMLPSVQTLLKLCHELHVSADELLGLSAQGTAPARTSDTPVPPAERPEVRRLLRTVRQLEGSHVKLLGLVANALGRR; encoded by the coding sequence ATGGACAAGAAACTGGCAACCACCATCGGAGCGGGGGCGAGAGCCGCGCGCAGCCGGCTGGAGCTCACGCAGGCGGACGTGGCCGAACGCATCGACGTGGCCACCGAAGTGTATGGGCGACTGGAGCGTGGCGGCATGCTTCCCAGCGTGCAGACGCTGCTGAAGCTGTGTCACGAGCTCCATGTCTCCGCGGACGAACTCCTGGGGCTCTCCGCGCAGGGGACGGCGCCGGCGCGCACCAGCGACACGCCCGTCCCGCCCGCGGAGCGGCCGGAGGTCCGGCGGCTGCTGCGCACCGTGCGCCAACTGGAGGGCTCGCACGTGAAGTTGTTGGGGCTGGTGGCCAACGCCCTGGGCCGCCGCTGA
- a CDS encoding response regulator: MVEPRLATVLNVNDDDANRYLVNRILEMAGYHVLEAATGMSALLLAEQHRPDVIVLDVKLPDISGYEVCARLRANPDTAAIAVMHTSATFVTSDKKARGLDAGADAYLTQPFEASELVATVRSLLRLRQAEQAARRRAEELVEMDRRKDEFLAMLAHELRNPLAAIMTAIGILERKPTDDSKEARMRAIIHRQTNHLARLVDDLLDVSRITRGKVELRPGRLDLRAVLVQVLQVIRPITEARGLGLEVAMPSGPLWLSGDATRLEQVFTNLLDNAAKYTDSGLISLRVEREGVDGTAQAVVRVRDTGIGIAPQVLPYIFELFAQADTSLERTRGGLGIGLTLVRQLVQMHGGQVSAHSDGPGTGSEFVVRLPLVHALEEPAESGSLADSRRARRILLVEDNPDARQAMRELLELWGHQVEVAPDGLQGVELALRKPPELALVDIGLPGLDGYHVAAELRSRVGNTIRLVAITGYGGPEGQDRALRAGFDLHLVKPVKPDDLDRLLSNL; this comes from the coding sequence GTGGTTGAACCCCGTCTGGCCACCGTCCTCAACGTCAACGACGACGACGCCAACCGCTACCTGGTCAACCGCATCCTGGAGATGGCGGGCTACCACGTGCTGGAGGCCGCCACGGGCATGTCCGCGCTGCTGCTGGCGGAGCAGCACCGCCCGGACGTCATCGTCCTGGACGTGAAGCTGCCGGACATCAGCGGCTACGAGGTCTGCGCCCGCCTGCGCGCCAACCCGGACACGGCCGCCATCGCCGTCATGCACACCTCCGCCACCTTCGTCACCTCCGACAAGAAGGCGCGGGGCCTGGACGCGGGCGCGGACGCGTACCTCACCCAGCCCTTCGAGGCATCCGAGCTGGTCGCCACGGTGCGCTCGCTGTTGCGCCTGCGCCAGGCGGAGCAGGCCGCGCGCCGCCGCGCCGAGGAGCTGGTGGAGATGGACCGCCGCAAGGACGAGTTCCTCGCCATGCTGGCGCACGAGCTGCGCAATCCCCTGGCCGCCATCATGACGGCCATCGGCATCCTGGAGCGCAAGCCCACGGACGATTCGAAGGAAGCGCGCATGCGCGCCATCATCCACCGCCAGACCAACCACCTGGCGCGGCTGGTGGACGACCTGCTGGACGTCAGCCGCATCACCCGGGGCAAGGTGGAGCTGCGGCCGGGGCGGCTGGACCTGCGCGCGGTGCTGGTGCAGGTGCTCCAGGTCATCCGGCCCATCACGGAGGCGCGGGGGCTGGGGCTGGAGGTGGCCATGCCCTCCGGCCCGCTGTGGCTCAGCGGCGACGCCACGCGGCTGGAGCAGGTGTTCACCAACCTGCTCGACAACGCGGCCAAGTACACCGACAGCGGCCTCATCTCCCTGCGCGTGGAGCGCGAGGGCGTGGACGGCACGGCCCAGGCGGTGGTGCGCGTGCGGGACACGGGCATCGGCATCGCGCCCCAGGTGCTGCCCTACATCTTCGAGCTGTTCGCCCAGGCGGACACGTCGCTGGAGCGCACGCGCGGGGGGCTGGGCATCGGCCTCACGCTGGTGCGCCAGCTGGTGCAGATGCACGGCGGTCAGGTGTCCGCGCACAGCGACGGGCCGGGCACGGGCAGCGAGTTCGTGGTGCGGCTGCCGCTGGTGCACGCGCTGGAGGAGCCCGCGGAGTCGGGCTCGCTCGCGGACTCCCGGCGCGCGCGGCGCATCCTGCTGGTGGAGGACAACCCGGACGCGCGCCAGGCCATGCGCGAGCTGCTCGAGCTGTGGGGACACCAGGTGGAGGTGGCGCCGGACGGGCTGCAGGGCGTGGAGCTGGCGCTGCGCAAGCCACCGGAGCTGGCGCTGGTGGACATCGGCCTGCCGGGCCTGGACGGCTACCACGTGGCGGCCGAGCTGCGCTCCCGCGTGGGCAACACCATCCGCCTGGTCGCGATCACGGGCTACGGAGGGCCGGAGGGTCAGGACCGCGCGCTGAGGGCGGGCTTCGACCTGCACCTGGTCAAGCCGGTGAAGCCCGACGACCTGGATCGACTGCTCTCCAACCTGTGA
- a CDS encoding hybrid sensor histidine kinase/response regulator produces MSTPSLGGPRPFDDLSREVALACDADGVLTWMDDRARALFGEKVGHPLRALAALGTEEKVDRLLVQARDERVRGWELILCRDEVPTTFAFNARPGDGDPRVLLVGSLVPEDYGAALTQVSSTLSELATLHREAEGQRRELKRRADELTRLNHELEESNRGMRSLHAALDEKAEGLHRAAEIKSRVVANVSHEFRTPLHSILGLSKVLLNPINGPLQPEQEKQVQFIRNSAESLFELVNDLLDLSKVESGKATLRHSRFVAHDLLSALRGMMRPLMPPDRRVELRIVEPAAPLELETDETRLSQVLRNLVSNGMKFTESGSVTVGVAPGPRDTVVFTVEDTGIGIAPGDQERVFEEFTQVDGPLQRKVKGTGLGLPLARRLTELLGGTLTLRSAPGQGSTFTVTVPRVHPEVSEMAGMTARSQRLEPGRSPVLVLEDDRQTLFLYEKYLARSGFQVLPVRSTDEARRVLQRVRPAAMVLDVMLEGETSWGFLAEMKNGEATRDIPILVVTVTDREQKARALGADEFWLKPVDEARLLRKLQELARGGPVERILIIDDDDVHRYLLKQLLKDLPYALLEAAGGEEGLALAREQLPQLIFLDFVLPDITAFDVLDALKGDPRTRDIPVILHTSHELADDERARLANETAAILSKHTLSREVAISRIRDALAKAGLGAYPPQEARRG; encoded by the coding sequence ATGAGCACGCCTTCGCTCGGCGGGCCGCGCCCGTTCGACGACCTGAGCCGCGAGGTGGCGCTCGCGTGCGACGCGGACGGCGTCCTCACCTGGATGGACGACAGGGCCCGCGCCCTGTTCGGAGAGAAGGTGGGGCACCCGCTGCGCGCGCTGGCCGCGTTGGGCACGGAGGAGAAGGTGGACCGGCTCCTGGTGCAGGCGCGCGACGAGCGGGTGCGCGGCTGGGAGCTCATCCTGTGCCGCGACGAGGTCCCCACCACCTTCGCCTTCAACGCCAGACCGGGGGACGGCGACCCGCGCGTGCTGCTGGTGGGCAGCCTGGTGCCGGAGGACTACGGCGCCGCGCTCACGCAGGTGTCGAGCACGCTCAGCGAGCTGGCCACGCTGCACCGTGAAGCGGAGGGCCAGCGCCGCGAGCTCAAGCGCCGCGCGGACGAGCTGACCCGGCTCAACCACGAGCTGGAGGAGTCCAACCGCGGCATGCGCAGCCTGCACGCCGCCCTGGACGAGAAGGCGGAGGGGCTGCACCGCGCCGCCGAAATCAAGAGCCGCGTGGTGGCCAACGTCAGCCACGAGTTCCGCACCCCGCTGCACTCGATTCTGGGCCTGTCGAAGGTGCTGCTCAACCCCATCAACGGGCCGCTGCAGCCGGAGCAGGAGAAGCAGGTCCAGTTCATCCGCAACTCCGCGGAGTCGCTCTTCGAGCTGGTCAACGACCTGTTGGACCTGTCCAAGGTGGAGTCGGGCAAGGCCACGCTGCGCCACAGCCGCTTCGTGGCGCACGACCTGCTCAGCGCGCTGCGCGGGATGATGCGCCCCTTGATGCCGCCCGACCGGCGGGTGGAGCTGCGCATCGTCGAGCCCGCGGCGCCGCTGGAGCTGGAGACGGACGAGACGCGGCTGAGCCAGGTGCTGCGCAACCTGGTCTCCAACGGGATGAAGTTCACCGAGTCCGGCAGCGTGACGGTGGGCGTCGCGCCCGGCCCGCGCGACACGGTGGTGTTCACCGTGGAGGACACGGGCATCGGCATCGCGCCGGGGGACCAGGAGCGCGTGTTCGAGGAGTTCACCCAGGTCGACGGCCCCCTGCAGCGCAAGGTGAAGGGCACGGGCCTGGGGCTGCCGCTGGCGCGCCGCCTGACGGAGCTGCTCGGGGGCACGCTGACGCTGCGCAGCGCGCCGGGCCAGGGCTCCACCTTCACCGTCACCGTCCCCCGCGTCCACCCGGAGGTGTCGGAGATGGCGGGCATGACGGCGCGCAGCCAGCGGCTGGAGCCGGGGCGGTCGCCGGTGCTGGTGCTGGAGGACGACCGGCAGACGCTGTTCCTCTACGAGAAGTACCTGGCGCGTTCGGGCTTCCAGGTGCTGCCGGTGCGCAGCACGGACGAGGCGCGCCGGGTGCTCCAGCGCGTGCGGCCGGCGGCCATGGTGCTGGACGTCATGCTGGAGGGCGAGACGAGCTGGGGCTTCCTCGCGGAGATGAAGAACGGGGAGGCCACCCGGGACATCCCCATCCTCGTCGTCACGGTGACCGACCGCGAGCAGAAGGCGCGCGCGCTCGGGGCGGACGAGTTCTGGCTGAAGCCGGTGGACGAGGCGCGGCTGCTCAGGAAGCTCCAGGAGCTGGCGCGCGGAGGGCCGGTGGAGCGCATCCTCATCATCGACGACGACGACGTGCACCGCTACCTGCTCAAGCAGCTGCTCAAGGACCTGCCCTACGCGCTCCTGGAGGCGGCCGGCGGCGAGGAGGGCCTGGCGCTGGCGCGCGAGCAGCTGCCGCAGCTCATCTTCCTGGACTTCGTGCTGCCAGACATCACCGCGTTCGACGTGCTGGACGCGCTCAAGGGGGACCCGCGCACGCGCGACATCCCGGTCATCCTCCACACGTCGCACGAGCTGGCGGACGACGAGCGGGCGCGGCTGGCCAACGAGACGGCCGCCATCCTCTCCAAGCACACGCTCAGTCGCGAGGTGGCCATCAGCCGCATCCGCGACGCCCTGGCCAAGGCGGGCCTGGGAGCCTATCCGCCGCAGGAGGCGCGCCGTGGTTGA
- a CDS encoding cobalamin B12-binding domain-containing protein, producing the protein MTPETETTLTHLRSRYLAAQLAGNRMEALRLLVDEGVLRGVPIQVLHLDVIQPAQYEIGRLWQENIISVAQEHQATAIAQLSLAHLYRHLPRDPPNGKLVLLSCVEGELHEVGARMASDFLEMAGFDVRFLGASVPHEHLGRMVRQARPHLLALSVTMTYHLPALRRAVEHARAVDPDLPIAVGGLAFRWAPGLEDTLGVSFLGRDARELVSAACRTLGV; encoded by the coding sequence GTGACTCCCGAGACCGAAACCACCCTCACCCACCTGCGGTCCCGCTATCTGGCCGCGCAGCTCGCCGGCAACCGGATGGAGGCGCTGCGTCTGTTGGTGGACGAAGGCGTGCTCCGGGGCGTGCCCATCCAGGTGTTGCACCTGGACGTCATCCAGCCGGCCCAGTACGAGATTGGCCGCCTGTGGCAGGAGAACATCATCTCCGTGGCGCAGGAGCACCAGGCCACCGCCATCGCCCAGCTGTCGCTGGCGCACCTCTACCGCCACCTGCCGCGCGACCCGCCCAACGGCAAGCTCGTCCTGCTGTCGTGCGTGGAGGGTGAGCTGCACGAGGTGGGCGCGCGCATGGCGAGCGACTTCCTGGAGATGGCGGGCTTCGACGTCCGCTTCCTGGGCGCCAGCGTGCCGCACGAGCACCTGGGGCGGATGGTGCGCCAGGCGCGACCGCACCTGCTGGCCCTGTCCGTGACGATGACGTACCACCTGCCGGCGCTGCGCCGGGCGGTGGAGCACGCGCGCGCGGTGGACCCCGACCTGCCCATCGCCGTGGGGGGACTGGCCTTCCGCTGGGCGCCCGGACTGGAGGACACGCTGGGCGTGAGCTTCCTCGGCAGGGACGCTCGAGAGCTGGTGTCGGCCGCGTGCCGCACCCTGGGAGTTTGA
- a CDS encoding RNA polymerase sigma factor codes for MSIDVEAYYRRYGPQVLRRCRFLLRDEEKAVDAMHDVFVQLLRYQGALKDSAPSSLLHRIATTVCLNRLRGARRRPEDREDELVLQIAAADDTESRTAARGMLDRLFGRVPASSRDIAVLHLVDGMTLEETAREVGLSVSGVRKRLRALTSALQELELEAA; via the coding sequence GTGTCTATCGATGTGGAGGCCTATTACCGCCGCTATGGCCCCCAGGTGCTCCGGCGCTGCCGCTTCCTCCTGCGTGACGAGGAGAAGGCCGTGGACGCCATGCACGACGTGTTCGTGCAGCTGTTGCGCTACCAGGGGGCGCTGAAGGACTCGGCGCCTTCGAGCCTGCTGCACCGCATCGCGACCACCGTGTGCCTCAACCGGCTCAGGGGCGCGCGGCGCCGGCCGGAGGACCGGGAGGACGAGCTGGTGCTGCAAATCGCCGCCGCGGACGACACCGAGTCGCGCACCGCCGCGCGGGGGATGCTGGACCGGCTGTTCGGCCGGGTGCCCGCGTCCAGCCGCGACATCGCCGTGCTGCACCTGGTGGATGGGATGACGTTGGAGGAGACGGCCCGCGAGGTGGGGCTGTCCGTGTCCGGCGTGCGCAAGCGCCTGCGGGCGCTCACCTCGGCGCTGCAAGAGCTGGAGCTGGAGGCCGCATGA
- a CDS encoding ActD-like protein has product MNSPRRTPDWLLERIALGELPPEELAAARARLESEPDGPSRLAALEEDSRATLERLSPACVAREVEARFRRPVAPTRPAWVRPAWGLVPLAATVALFLVARPSGTSTPGDDHGPVAGAFEPTRSKGLSPRLEVHRQRGQGSEPLVDGARVGTGDRVQLSYIAAGKSHGVILSVDGRGSVTLHAPGEGATESAPLEPSGTHHVEGAYELDDAPRFERFFFVTSEHPFALEPVLEAARTLAASADAHTASLSLAEDLTQVSFTLEKQR; this is encoded by the coding sequence ATGAATTCCCCACGACGCACGCCTGACTGGCTGCTGGAGCGCATCGCCCTGGGGGAGCTGCCCCCGGAGGAGCTGGCCGCCGCGCGCGCCCGCCTGGAGTCGGAGCCGGACGGCCCCTCGCGGCTCGCCGCGCTGGAGGAGGACTCGCGCGCCACGCTGGAGCGGCTGTCCCCCGCGTGCGTGGCCCGGGAGGTGGAGGCGCGATTTCGCCGCCCCGTCGCCCCCACCCGCCCCGCATGGGTGAGGCCCGCCTGGGGCCTGGTCCCCCTGGCCGCCACCGTCGCCCTGTTCCTGGTCGCCCGTCCGTCCGGGACGTCCACGCCCGGCGACGACCACGGCCCGGTGGCCGGCGCCTTCGAGCCCACGCGCTCCAAGGGACTGTCGCCCCGGCTGGAGGTCCACCGCCAGCGCGGCCAGGGCAGCGAGCCGCTCGTCGACGGCGCCCGCGTCGGGACGGGGGACCGGGTGCAGCTCTCCTACATCGCCGCGGGCAAGTCGCACGGCGTCATCCTGTCGGTGGACGGGCGGGGCTCCGTCACGCTCCATGCCCCGGGGGAGGGGGCGACCGAGTCGGCCCCGCTGGAGCCCTCGGGCACCCACCACGTGGAGGGCGCGTACGAACTGGACGACGCCCCCCGCTTCGAGCGGTTCTTCTTCGTGACCTCGGAGCACCCCTTCGCGCTGGAGCCGGTGCTGGAGGCGGCCCGGACGCTGGCGGCGTCGGCGGACGCGCACACCGCGTCCCTCTCGTTGGCCGAGGACTTGACGCAGGTGTCCTTCACGCTGGAAAAGCAGAGGTGA
- a CDS encoding peptidase, with amino-acid sequence MRPLAPLEEGDVALAQTADDTELAPERRGLRRGNVHMELWASDIQLANLAVKVGGGPFYLTLLAGLEPGSRNEARFSFGLGLGGHIVVSHRFWVDLDVTGGAVQPVQKPLEGDGGNVLGQARVMLGFQVLPRLAVFAGPTYNLWFVWGQPDFASVTRMSVSESRPKEDQRLQHWPGLQVGLHF; translated from the coding sequence GTGCGCCCCCTCGCGCCGCTGGAGGAGGGCGATGTCGCCCTCGCGCAGACGGCCGACGACACGGAGCTGGCGCCGGAGCGGCGCGGGCTGCGCAGGGGCAACGTCCACATGGAGCTGTGGGCGAGCGACATCCAGCTGGCCAACCTGGCGGTGAAGGTGGGAGGTGGCCCCTTCTACCTGACGCTGCTGGCGGGGCTGGAGCCGGGCAGCCGCAACGAGGCACGCTTCAGCTTCGGGCTCGGGCTGGGCGGGCACATCGTCGTCTCCCACCGCTTCTGGGTGGACCTGGATGTCACGGGCGGCGCGGTCCAGCCGGTGCAGAAGCCGCTGGAGGGTGACGGCGGCAACGTGCTCGGCCAGGCCCGGGTGATGCTGGGCTTCCAGGTCCTGCCCCGGCTGGCCGTCTTCGCGGGCCCCACCTACAACCTCTGGTTCGTGTGGGGCCAGCCGGACTTCGCGTCGGTGACGCGCATGTCCGTCAGCGAGAGCCGGCCCAAGGAGGACCAGCGCCTGCAGCACTGGCCGGGCCTCCAGGTCGGCCTGCACTTCTGA
- a CDS encoding DUF6748 domain-containing protein has protein sequence MNVRPLLLAALALGFAAGCSKPSASSSSLPPPSSEPGTANQAEPKPAAEVAAPSGDQSGTPSQPVTPPSTAGAPKAGESAVYIVRDSGVRCFAPPCPTYNAVLADKPDMDAIPIHELDLEAVTKGSDAALASLMERTRSTGLKVRGTLETRPKAGPAGDATVLRATQVD, from the coding sequence ATGAACGTCCGTCCGCTGCTGCTCGCCGCGCTCGCGCTCGGCTTCGCCGCTGGGTGCAGCAAGCCTTCCGCGTCCTCGTCGTCGCTCCCGCCGCCCTCGTCGGAGCCGGGGACGGCCAACCAGGCGGAGCCGAAGCCGGCCGCCGAGGTGGCCGCCCCGAGCGGGGACCAGAGCGGCACCCCGTCCCAGCCCGTCACCCCGCCGTCCACCGCGGGCGCGCCCAAGGCGGGCGAGAGCGCCGTCTACATCGTGCGAGACAGCGGCGTGCGCTGCTTCGCGCCGCCCTGCCCCACCTACAACGCGGTGCTGGCGGACAAGCCGGACATGGACGCCATCCCCATCCACGAGCTGGACCTGGAGGCGGTGACGAAGGGCTCGGACGCGGCGCTGGCGTCGCTCATGGAGCGCACGCGGAGCACCGGCCTGAAGGTGCGCGGCACCCTGGAGACGCGCCCCAAGGCCGGCCCCGCCGGGGACGCCACGGTGCTGCGCGCCACCCAGGTGGACTGA
- the dnaN gene encoding DNA polymerase III subunit beta, which translates to MEFRIAADELKKALYRAQGIVERKTTMPILANVLVNATKGGITVTAFDLDIGIVSEHPAEVIKTGAVTLSAKYVFDIVQNLPDAQVTLKKLANNYVDIASGSAHFKIVGMAAEEYPKLPKEENAPLVQVGGNTLLEMIKKTQFAISSDETRYILNGVFFEPQSTGKVRMVATDGHRLSLVERELPGDFKLKSGVIIPRKGLMELKRLLDEAPDAECHLGFAENSALFKKPGLTMVMRLIDGQFPEYQRVIPKEGEKVVLVPKVRFLEGLKRIALLSADKSNAVRIGLEENKLVITASNPDLGEARDVVELAYRGNDITVGFNARYLTDVLAVTDTDEVSFELGDEHSPGVLHAPGDRTFTAVVMPMRV; encoded by the coding sequence ATGGAATTCCGCATCGCCGCCGACGAGCTGAAGAAGGCCCTCTACCGCGCCCAGGGCATCGTGGAGCGCAAGACGACGATGCCCATCCTCGCGAACGTGCTCGTCAACGCGACCAAGGGCGGCATCACCGTCACCGCGTTCGACCTGGACATCGGCATCGTGTCCGAGCACCCCGCCGAGGTCATCAAGACGGGCGCCGTCACGCTGAGCGCCAAGTACGTCTTCGACATCGTGCAGAACCTGCCGGATGCGCAGGTGACGCTGAAGAAGCTGGCGAACAACTACGTGGACATCGCCAGCGGGTCGGCGCACTTCAAGATCGTCGGCATGGCGGCGGAGGAGTACCCGAAGCTGCCCAAGGAGGAGAACGCTCCCCTGGTCCAGGTGGGTGGCAACACCCTGCTGGAGATGATCAAGAAGACCCAGTTCGCCATCTCCAGCGACGAGACGCGCTACATCCTGAACGGCGTCTTCTTCGAGCCGCAGTCGACGGGCAAGGTGCGCATGGTGGCGACGGACGGCCACCGCCTGTCGCTGGTCGAGCGCGAGCTGCCGGGGGACTTCAAGCTCAAGAGCGGCGTCATCATCCCGCGCAAGGGGTTGATGGAGCTCAAGCGCCTGTTGGACGAGGCGCCGGACGCGGAGTGCCACCTGGGCTTCGCGGAGAACTCGGCCCTCTTCAAGAAGCCGGGCCTCACCATGGTGATGCGGCTCATCGACGGGCAGTTCCCGGAGTACCAGCGCGTCATCCCCAAGGAGGGCGAGAAGGTCGTCCTCGTGCCGAAGGTGCGCTTCCTCGAGGGGCTCAAGCGCATCGCGCTGTTGTCGGCGGACAAGAGCAACGCGGTCCGCATCGGCCTGGAGGAGAACAAGCTGGTCATCACCGCGAGCAACCCGGACCTGGGCGAGGCGCGCGACGTGGTGGAGCTGGCCTACCGGGGCAACGACATCACCGTGGGCTTCAACGCGCGCTACCTCACGGACGTGCTCGCGGTGACGGACACGGACGAGGTGAGCTTCGAGCTGGGCGACGAGCACAGCCCCGGCGTGCTGCACGCCCCGGGGGACCGCACCTTCACCGCGGTCGTGATGCCGATGCGCGTCTGA